One region of Nitrospinaceae bacterium genomic DNA includes:
- a CDS encoding ABC transporter substrate-binding protein codes for MSIAILGGLDRLKKSYEQKGRDLGYSVKVFSQRVPNMAQRLTGVHGIVIFTGTVAHHMVEDARRVARKHNIPIGRTQSSSVSAFKRCLSDISLARS; via the coding sequence ATGAGCATTGCAATTCTGGGTGGGTTGGACCGGCTGAAAAAATCCTATGAACAGAAGGGGAGAGATCTCGGCTACAGCGTCAAGGTGTTCAGCCAAAGGGTCCCCAATATGGCGCAGCGCTTGACCGGGGTGCATGGGATCGTGATTTTTACCGGAACGGTTGCCCACCACATGGTCGAGGACGCCCGGCGGGTGGCTCGCAAGCACAATATTCCCATAGGCCGGACCCAGTCCAGCAGTGTATCGGCTTTCAAAAGGTGTCTTTCCGATATCTCTCTTGCCAGGAGTTGA
- a CDS encoding two-component system response regulator: MDANQKNILLIDGNKKERLPIAVMLTRFGYKVRMVTYGKEAWDCLQSEVFDLTIVNHVLGDMSGMKFLGQSKKDNNAKVIYLSDKGSIEEFIQVVNLGAFEYVRKPISPVQFAVIVCDFFIENLAEYQINSSACS, translated from the coding sequence ATGGACGCCAATCAAAAAAACATATTGTTAATTGATGGAAATAAGAAGGAGCGTTTACCGATCGCTGTCATGTTGACTCGATTTGGCTATAAGGTGCGGATGGTTACCTATGGAAAAGAAGCGTGGGATTGTCTGCAGTCGGAGGTTTTTGACTTAACCATTGTGAACCATGTCCTGGGAGACATGTCGGGGATGAAATTTTTAGGTCAAAGTAAAAAAGATAATAATGCCAAAGTTATCTATCTCTCCGATAAAGGGAGTATTGAAGAGTTCATTCAGGTCGTCAATCTGGGGGCCTTTGAATACGTTCGAAAACCCATCAGTCCTGTCCAGTTTGCTGTTATCGTTTGCGACTTCTTTATCGAAAATCTTGCGGAGTATCAAATTAACTCCAGCGCGTGCTCTTGA
- the goxB gene encoding glycine oxidase ThiO has translation MDYHEFDIIIIGAGVIGFSIAFRLKRSRPDLKIAVLGDPMNSLMASRAAAGMLAPFGECERADRFFRFCRKSLDKYPEFIEDLISVSGVPVFFSMEGSLLPSSFYEKAWDERKRFFKEEKIPHEVWPTAKVRQKAPYLSEQCGEVLWVGEGQVNNRQLHDSLVAAAHKLGVVILEQNVTGFIRDAAAIEQAVTDSGNIKSKKFVLASGSWSQQLGKILGVSMPMKPIKGQMCRLQVENNRLDYTVHGLMTYIAPWRGGHGFVIGSTMEDRGFDASVEDEVIQGLIERASAILPCLREAPLIESWTGLRPAADDLMPVMGKSVRYDNLYYSTGHYRNGILQTPNQADYITGILLGNLEEEIVEFSPGRYQL, from the coding sequence ATGGATTATCACGAGTTTGACATCATCATCATCGGAGCGGGAGTCATCGGATTCAGCATTGCGTTCCGCTTAAAACGCAGCCGTCCCGATTTGAAAATCGCGGTTCTGGGCGATCCCATGAATTCGCTGATGGCCTCCCGGGCGGCGGCGGGCATGTTAGCGCCGTTTGGCGAGTGCGAACGGGCCGACCGGTTTTTCAGGTTTTGCCGGAAATCGCTGGACAAGTATCCCGAATTTATTGAGGACTTGATTTCAGTCAGCGGGGTACCGGTTTTTTTTTCCATGGAAGGGTCGCTCCTGCCCTCGTCTTTTTATGAGAAGGCGTGGGATGAACGAAAGCGTTTTTTTAAGGAAGAAAAGATTCCGCATGAAGTCTGGCCAACAGCGAAAGTTCGTCAAAAGGCCCCTTACCTTTCGGAACAGTGCGGAGAGGTTTTGTGGGTCGGGGAGGGCCAGGTCAACAATCGTCAGTTGCACGACTCCCTGGTTGCTGCGGCTCATAAACTGGGAGTTGTCATTCTCGAACAAAACGTCACCGGCTTTATAAGGGATGCCGCCGCCATTGAGCAGGCGGTGACCGATTCAGGAAATATAAAAAGCAAAAAGTTTGTATTGGCGTCCGGCAGTTGGTCGCAGCAACTGGGAAAAATTCTCGGCGTTTCCATGCCGATGAAACCCATCAAGGGGCAAATGTGCCGGCTGCAGGTGGAAAACAACCGCCTGGACTACACCGTGCACGGGTTAATGACCTACATCGCTCCCTGGCGTGGAGGGCACGGTTTTGTCATCGGCTCCACTATGGAAGACAGGGGCTTTGACGCCTCTGTGGAAGACGAAGTCATTCAGGGGCTGATCGAGCGGGCGTCGGCCATTCTTCCCTGCCTGCGGGAGGCCCCGCTGATCGAGTCGTGGACTGGTTTGCGTCCGGCGGCGGACGACCTGATGCCTGTCATGGGAAAAAGCGTTCGCTATGATAACCTTTACTATTCGACCGGTCATTATCGAAACGGAATCTTGCAAACGCCCAATCAGGCGGACTATATAACAGGCATTCTACTGGGAAACCTGGAGGAGGAAATTGTGGAATTTTCTCCCGGCCGGTACCAACTATAA
- the bioA gene encoding adenosylmethionine-8-amino-7-oxononanoate aminotransferase — MNKLNHKPDADLIRDFHNVWHPCTQMKDHETVPPLLIERGEGVFLFDRDGNKYLDVISSWWVNLLGHNHPRLNAAINRQLEKVAHVMFAGVTHQPAIDLADRLIALTPEKLQKVFFSDNGSTAVEVAVKMSLQYWQQTGYEKKRKFAYLKGAYHGETLGALSLCGIDLFRDKFEQNLMPNIEVQGPDCFRCPYGLKPESCGAECFAPMEQTLAVHKDTLAGVIVEPLVQGAAGMKMYPPLYLEKLQEACKANDVHTIYDEIAVGFGRTGSLFVCGGHELNPTFLCLSKGITSGYLPLAATLTEDAIYSAFYGEISEMKLFIHSHSYSANPLACAVANESLAMLTEDEFFDELKPKIQALREGGNKLQTLKCCGEFRQTGMIAAVELVADRETQEEFPFEKRVGYRIYLEGLKRGVLMRPLGNVIYFIPPLVISTNEIQMMIDTAYDCIRAVLD, encoded by the coding sequence ATGAATAAATTGAATCATAAACCCGATGCGGATCTGATCCGGGATTTTCACAACGTGTGGCATCCGTGCACGCAGATGAAAGACCATGAGACCGTTCCGCCGCTTTTGATCGAACGTGGCGAGGGAGTTTTCCTGTTTGACCGGGACGGGAATAAATACCTCGATGTGATCTCTTCGTGGTGGGTGAATCTTTTGGGCCACAACCACCCACGCCTCAATGCGGCAATCAACCGACAGCTGGAGAAAGTGGCCCACGTCATGTTTGCCGGCGTCACCCACCAACCCGCCATCGATTTAGCCGATCGTCTGATTGCATTGACCCCTGAAAAATTGCAAAAGGTATTTTTTTCCGACAACGGCTCCACGGCGGTGGAAGTGGCCGTTAAAATGAGCCTGCAATACTGGCAACAGACCGGCTACGAGAAAAAGCGCAAATTTGCTTATTTAAAAGGCGCATATCATGGGGAGACGCTGGGAGCTTTGTCCTTGTGCGGGATCGACCTGTTCCGGGACAAATTTGAACAAAATCTCATGCCCAATATCGAGGTTCAGGGGCCGGACTGCTTTCGCTGTCCTTATGGGCTGAAGCCGGAATCCTGCGGCGCCGAATGTTTTGCGCCCATGGAACAGACATTGGCGGTGCATAAAGATACGTTGGCGGGAGTGATCGTCGAACCCTTGGTGCAGGGGGCGGCAGGGATGAAGATGTACCCGCCGCTCTATTTGGAAAAGCTTCAAGAGGCGTGCAAGGCGAATGACGTTCATACGATTTACGATGAAATTGCCGTCGGGTTTGGGCGAACCGGTTCGCTCTTTGTTTGCGGCGGGCATGAATTGAATCCGACTTTTTTGTGCCTCTCCAAAGGAATCACCTCCGGTTACCTGCCGCTGGCGGCGACCCTCACGGAAGATGCGATTTATTCCGCATTCTATGGCGAAATTTCTGAGATGAAATTATTCATCCACAGCCACAGTTATTCCGCCAATCCGCTGGCCTGCGCGGTGGCCAATGAATCGTTGGCGATGTTGACGGAGGATGAGTTTTTCGATGAACTGAAACCGAAAATTCAGGCATTACGAGAGGGTGGAAACAAACTGCAAACGTTGAAATGCTGCGGCGAGTTCCGGCAAACGGGAATGATCGCGGCGGTGGAACTGGTTGCGGACCGCGAGACCCAAGAAGAATTTCCCTTTGAAAAACGAGTGGGGTATCGGATTTATCTGGAGGGGTTGAAACGCGGCGTGCTCATGCGGCCTTTGGGCAACGTGATCTATTTCATCCCGCCATTGGTCATTTCGACGAATGAAATACAAATGATGATCGACACGGCCTATGATTGCATCCGCGCTGTTCTGGATTGA
- a CDS encoding 6-carboxy-5,6,7,8-tetrahydropterin synthase → MYEVKIITRFSAAHQLRLYDGKYENLHGHNWGATVLVEAEGLDAMGVGIDFVVLKKKVDAILSKLDYQNINEVPPFDKQNPSAENIARWLFQELNADIKTETTRVKRVEIREMEDCGAAYYEK, encoded by the coding sequence ATGTACGAAGTTAAAATAATCACCAGATTTTCCGCCGCTCACCAGTTGCGCTTGTACGACGGAAAATACGAAAACCTGCACGGCCACAACTGGGGGGCTACCGTGCTGGTCGAAGCCGAAGGGTTGGACGCCATGGGTGTAGGCATCGACTTCGTGGTGCTCAAGAAAAAGGTGGACGCCATATTGTCGAAACTCGATTACCAGAACATCAATGAAGTTCCGCCGTTTGACAAGCAGAACCCTTCAGCGGAAAACATCGCCCGGTGGCTGTTTCAAGAGTTGAACGCCGATATCAAAACAGAAACCACCCGCGTCAAACGCGTGGAGATTCGCGAGATGGAAGACTGCGGCGCCGCATATTACGAAAAATAG
- a CDS encoding sodium:calcium antiporter → MEPLSFGVLCLIGLVLLAIGGELLTLSASRLATAFGVRQIIIGLTVVSFGTSMPEAFVSAFASFDRQPDIAVANVVGSNIFNLLFILGTAAVIRPLKVEVSSLKREVPFVIGTAFLVWALAYDREISRMDGVLFLIIFVLFLWWCFRKNPPNQNESVTEPVSRSGKGVQIFKIVVSLIVLVVGARLLLSGATGLARLMGFSEIVIGLTIVAAGTSFPELATSVMASVRGKDDIAVGNVTGSNIFNILFILGISALVFPLTISDSLFFRDIPIMVGASLLALPILKSGYIISRIEGGILIILYLGYIMILIRDFI, encoded by the coding sequence ATGGAACCTTTAAGTTTTGGAGTTTTATGTTTAATCGGTCTGGTCTTACTTGCGATCGGGGGGGAACTTCTTACCTTAAGCGCTTCCAGGTTGGCAACCGCCTTTGGGGTCAGGCAAATTATTATCGGGCTGACCGTCGTTTCTTTTGGCACCTCCATGCCGGAAGCCTTTGTGAGCGCTTTTGCGTCCTTTGATCGGCAACCGGATATAGCTGTGGCCAACGTGGTTGGCAGTAATATATTCAACCTCCTCTTTATCCTCGGAACAGCGGCAGTTATCCGTCCCCTGAAGGTAGAAGTCAGTTCATTAAAGCGGGAAGTTCCATTCGTGATCGGGACTGCTTTTTTGGTCTGGGCGCTTGCCTATGACCGGGAAATAAGCCGTATGGATGGGGTTCTTTTTCTTATTATTTTTGTCCTATTTTTATGGTGGTGCTTCAGGAAAAATCCACCGAACCAGAATGAATCGGTTACGGAACCGGTTTCGCGCAGCGGCAAGGGAGTGCAAATTTTTAAGATCGTTGTAAGCTTGATTGTTTTGGTGGTGGGAGCCAGGCTATTGCTTTCAGGTGCTACAGGTTTGGCTCGTCTCATGGGATTCAGCGAAATTGTGATTGGCCTTACCATTGTGGCGGCCGGAACTTCCTTTCCAGAGTTAGCCACGTCTGTGATGGCATCCGTTCGAGGAAAAGATGATATCGCGGTCGGCAATGTAACAGGCAGCAATATTTTTAATATCCTTTTCATCCTTGGAATATCTGCACTGGTTTTTCCACTGACGATAAGTGACAGCCTTTTCTTTCGCGATATTCCAATAATGGTCGGAGCATCTTTACTGGCCCTACCGATTTTAAAGTCTGGATATATTATTTCAAGAATCGAGGGTGGGATTCTCATCATCCTTTATTTGGGCTATATCATGATTTTGATCCGGGATTTTATTTAA
- a CDS encoding formate--tetrahydrofolate ligase: protein MSDSNPTSFSGKPISDIASSLGLTADDIIPYGDTKAKVRLSVLEKNPQRGKLILVSAITPTPAGEGKTTTTIGLGQALAQLGNSVCLALREPSMGPCMGMKGGATGGGLSQVIPAEEINLHFTGDFHAITSANNLLSAMLDNRIYHDKPMSIDPRRITWRRVMDMNDRALRNIILGLGGALQGVPREGGFDITAASEVMAILCLAESYEDLKTRLDRVLVAFTRDEEPVTAGQLKAAGAMTALLKDALLPNLVQTLEGVPAFIHGGPFANIAHGCNSVLATKMALSLSDWAITEAGFGFDLGAEKFFDIKCQSANLDTAAVVLVASCRALKMHGGVGLKELSGHNPEALEKGLGNLDKHVDNITKFGEKPIVCLNRFAGDHDKEIDRIRNHCETNLKVPFAVSNVFEEGGKGGLDLARTVMEHAEKVASPFHPLYDWNDPVITKIETVAREMYGAKKIILNKKAERDLASIEKLGYNNLPVCIAKTPTSLTDDPKIFGRPENFSVTVREILIAAGAGFLIPITGDIMRMPGLPKIPQAENIDVVGGTIRGIK, encoded by the coding sequence ATGAGCGATTCCAATCCAACTTCGTTTTCCGGAAAACCCATCTCCGACATCGCCTCATCATTGGGATTGACAGCCGATGATATCATCCCCTATGGGGACACGAAGGCAAAGGTCCGCTTGAGCGTTTTAGAAAAAAACCCTCAACGCGGGAAACTGATTCTGGTTTCCGCCATCACGCCGACCCCGGCCGGGGAAGGCAAAACCACGACCACCATTGGATTGGGACAGGCATTGGCTCAACTGGGAAATTCGGTCTGTCTGGCGCTACGCGAACCTTCCATGGGCCCCTGCATGGGCATGAAAGGCGGAGCGACGGGAGGCGGACTCAGCCAGGTGATTCCGGCAGAGGAGATCAACCTGCATTTCACCGGAGACTTTCACGCCATCACCTCGGCGAACAACCTTCTTTCGGCGATGCTCGACAACCGCATCTATCACGACAAACCCATGAGCATCGACCCCAGGCGCATCACCTGGAGACGGGTGATGGACATGAATGACCGGGCGCTCAGAAACATCATTCTCGGGTTGGGCGGCGCCCTGCAGGGCGTCCCGCGGGAAGGCGGGTTCGACATCACCGCCGCATCGGAGGTCATGGCCATTCTCTGCCTCGCGGAAAGTTACGAAGACCTCAAGACCAGGCTGGACCGGGTTTTGGTGGCTTTCACCCGGGATGAAGAACCCGTCACCGCCGGTCAACTGAAAGCTGCAGGGGCGATGACCGCTCTCCTCAAAGACGCCCTGCTTCCCAATCTGGTGCAGACCCTGGAAGGGGTACCGGCATTTATTCACGGCGGGCCTTTCGCCAACATCGCGCATGGATGCAATTCGGTGCTGGCTACCAAAATGGCGTTGTCCCTGTCCGATTGGGCGATCACCGAAGCCGGGTTCGGGTTTGATCTCGGGGCCGAAAAGTTTTTTGACATCAAATGCCAAAGCGCGAATCTCGACACCGCCGCGGTGGTTCTCGTCGCTTCCTGCCGGGCTTTGAAAATGCACGGAGGTGTGGGGCTGAAGGAACTGTCCGGTCACAATCCAGAAGCATTGGAAAAAGGATTAGGCAACCTGGACAAACACGTGGATAACATCACCAAATTTGGCGAAAAGCCCATCGTCTGTCTCAACCGCTTCGCAGGCGATCACGACAAGGAGATTGACCGCATCCGCAATCATTGCGAAACCAATCTCAAGGTCCCTTTCGCGGTCAGCAATGTGTTCGAAGAGGGCGGCAAGGGCGGTCTCGACCTTGCGCGAACGGTCATGGAACATGCGGAAAAGGTAGCTTCGCCGTTTCACCCTCTTTACGACTGGAACGACCCTGTAATAACCAAAATAGAAACCGTGGCCCGCGAAATGTATGGCGCGAAAAAAATCATCTTAAACAAAAAAGCGGAACGCGATTTAGCATCGATAGAAAAACTAGGCTACAACAACCTGCCGGTGTGTATCGCCAAAACGCCTACCTCGCTCACCGACGATCCTAAAATCTTTGGCCGTCCGGAAAATTTTTCCGTTACCGTAAGGGAAATTCTGATCGCCGCCGGTGCGGGTTTTTTGATCCCCATCACAGGCGACATCATGCGCATGCCGGGACTTCCTAAAATTCCTCAAGCGGAAAACATTGATGTTGTAGGAGGAACCATTCGGGGTATTAAATAA
- a CDS encoding sodium/hydrogen exchanger family/TrkA domain protein: MDDLIKDLAILLLVSLPINIVFHRIKLPSVMGFLLAGVIIGPYGLQLIQDSDRVKHLAEIGVILLLFVIGLEFSIKRMLKDLGVVLGVGGLQLGLTGALIFFIFISFGYSANQGVLFGLLIALSSTAIVLKMITDRAEIDTKHGGICIGTLLFQDLCVVPMMLIIPLLSQTDDLSPLDFGMAVLKSIAAVSAIVLFSRMLVPRSLGAIARMGSKEHLTLFVILIILGTGWVSESMGLSLAMGAFIAGIIISDSEYSHQIILDILPLKDYFGSIFFISVGMLLQVQVFYESALWYLGLTAGVIALKAVLAFLACFLLRNTFRVSFIVGIRLAQVGEFSLLLASLALESDLFLPGQYQSFLIVSILSMLAAPILIQVSAGLSIKINSLFGAVPYKEPEPLEPEKLSGHVIITGYGLVGRNLSRVLKETHTPFVVLELDGERIKEALKEDVQARFGDSTHRDTLLRAGINHAKMMVFAVSSDPMAAVQAVRLARQMNPDIYILVRVRYAAQVDELNAAGADQVIPEEFETSIEIFSRVLREYHISNNVIEQQVELARLEGYGMFRGLSLNMESMKKFSAYMTASLTESFHVLEDSWCHNQSIKELKLHKDSSVKLIAVVRNNDLQANPDPDLRFQGGDIIILFGRHANLDRSLKYLRSGTNE, translated from the coding sequence ATGGATGATTTAATAAAAGATTTAGCCATTCTTTTACTCGTTTCCCTGCCCATCAATATTGTTTTTCACCGCATCAAGCTCCCCTCGGTGATGGGGTTTTTATTGGCTGGCGTGATCATCGGTCCCTACGGTTTGCAGCTGATTCAGGATTCCGATCGCGTCAAGCACCTGGCGGAGATCGGGGTGATATTGCTTCTCTTTGTAATTGGCCTGGAATTTTCCATAAAGCGCATGTTGAAGGATTTAGGGGTGGTTCTTGGAGTGGGAGGGCTTCAGCTCGGTCTCACGGGAGCTTTGATATTTTTCATTTTTATATCTTTTGGGTATTCGGCGAATCAAGGAGTTTTGTTCGGATTGTTGATCGCTCTCAGCAGTACCGCCATTGTCCTGAAAATGATCACCGACCGGGCGGAAATCGACACAAAACACGGCGGAATCTGTATCGGAACCCTGTTGTTTCAGGATCTATGCGTGGTTCCCATGATGCTCATCATTCCTCTGCTTTCTCAGACGGACGATTTGTCTCCCCTGGACTTCGGCATGGCGGTGCTGAAATCCATTGCCGCTGTGTCGGCCATTGTTTTATTTTCCCGGATGCTCGTTCCTCGGTCACTGGGAGCGATTGCTCGTATGGGCAGTAAAGAGCACCTGACGCTGTTCGTGATTTTGATCATATTGGGAACCGGATGGGTTTCAGAGTCGATGGGATTGTCTCTCGCAATGGGCGCTTTTATCGCTGGAATCATCATTTCAGATTCCGAATACAGCCATCAGATCATCCTCGATATTCTTCCGCTGAAAGATTATTTCGGCAGTATATTTTTTATATCCGTCGGAATGCTCCTGCAGGTCCAGGTATTCTATGAGTCGGCCCTGTGGTATCTGGGGTTGACGGCGGGAGTCATCGCCTTGAAAGCGGTGTTGGCATTTTTGGCCTGTTTCTTGTTGAGGAATACATTTCGGGTGTCTTTCATTGTCGGCATCCGCCTGGCGCAGGTGGGGGAGTTTTCCCTGCTTCTTGCCAGTCTTGCTTTGGAAAGCGATTTGTTTTTGCCGGGCCAGTACCAATCGTTTCTGATCGTTTCCATTCTCAGCATGTTGGCGGCCCCTATTTTGATTCAGGTTTCGGCAGGTCTCTCGATCAAAATCAACTCCCTTTTCGGAGCGGTTCCCTACAAAGAACCGGAACCTCTTGAACCGGAAAAACTATCAGGACATGTGATCATCACCGGCTACGGATTGGTGGGTAGAAACCTATCCAGAGTTTTGAAAGAAACACACACCCCGTTTGTTGTGCTTGAACTGGATGGAGAACGAATCAAGGAGGCCCTGAAAGAGGATGTTCAGGCGCGTTTTGGAGATTCGACGCATCGCGACACCCTGCTCAGGGCGGGGATCAATCATGCTAAAATGATGGTTTTTGCCGTTTCTTCCGATCCCATGGCCGCCGTTCAGGCGGTGCGGCTTGCCCGTCAAATGAACCCGGACATTTATATTCTGGTCCGTGTTCGTTATGCGGCACAGGTCGATGAACTCAATGCCGCCGGAGCCGATCAGGTGATCCCCGAGGAATTTGAAACATCCATTGAAATTTTTTCCAGGGTGCTCAGGGAATACCACATTTCCAACAACGTTATTGAACAGCAGGTGGAACTGGCGCGATTGGAAGGCTACGGAATGTTTCGCGGATTATCGCTGAATATGGAAAGCATGAAGAAGTTTTCGGCCTACATGACCGCCAGTTTGACGGAATCTTTTCACGTTCTGGAAGATTCCTGGTGTCACAACCAATCCATAAAGGAACTGAAGTTGCATAAAGATTCCAGCGTAAAATTGATCGCCGTGGTTCGCAACAACGATTTGCAAGCCAACCCCGATCCGGACTTACGTTTCCAGGGTGGGGACATTATTATATTGTTCGGACGGCACGCCAATCTCGACCGGTCCTTAAAATACCTACGGTCTGGAACCAATGAATAA